Proteins encoded by one window of Microplitis demolitor isolate Queensland-Clemson2020A chromosome 6, iyMicDemo2.1a, whole genome shotgun sequence:
- the LOC128668064 gene encoding uncharacterized protein LOC128668064, producing the protein MKPLDKQQQKSHDRSTVCYICEKTIASDKEKCYDHCHFTATVFEGKVTLLPINKERYISFTKSIDDISVSLRFIDSFRFMASRLEKLASYLDDDNKQITKLHYPDPEKFQLVTRKGVFPYEYITDIDKLNNKQLPDQNSFFSKLSNNGITDDNYAFAQLVWNKFNISTLGEYSDLYLKTDVLLLADVFENFRQNCLNNYNLDPLHYYTAPGLAFDAMLKYTNVELELLIDPEPVLFIEKGIRGGVSQCTNRYAKANNRYMGNKFDVNKPESYLMYFDVNNLYGAAMSMPLPKGSFEWVDEHDLNNVNNFVNANDNVGYILEVDLHYPQELHELHKDLPLCPEHFLPPGSKSTKLCLGMQLKKIHRVLKFEQSPLLKTYIDKNTDCRKAAQNEFKKNFFKLMNNAVFGKTMENVRKHKDV; encoded by the exons ATGAAACCACTTGACAAACAGCAACAAAAGAGTCATGATCGGTCAACTGTTTgttatatttgtgaaaaaacAATAGCCTCTGATAAAGAGAAGTGCTATGATCATTGCCATTTTACAG cAACTGTTTTTGAAGGTAAAGTCACATTATTGCCAATTAATAAAGAGCGATATATCTCATTTACAAAATCTATTGACGATATATCTGTGTCTTTACGTTTTATAGATTCATTTAGATTCATGGCATCAAGGTTAGAAAAATTAGCATCCTATCTTGATGATGACAATAAACAAATCACAAAACTTCATTACCCAGATCCAGAAAAATTCCAATTAGTAACTCGCAAGGGTGTATTCCCGTATGAATACATTACAGACATTGATAAGCTTAATAACAAACAATTGCCCGatcaaaactcatttttttcaaaattatctaataatgGTATAACTGACGATAATTATGCATTTGCTCAACTTgtctggaataaatttaacatcagtACATTAGGCGAGTACTCTGATCTTTATCTTAAGACTGATGTACTACTCTTGGCCgatgtatttgaaaatttcagacaaaattgcttaaataattataacttagaCCCGCTGCACTATTACACAGCGCCCGGATTAGCTTTTGATGCAATGCTGAAGTACACTAATGTGGAACTGGAACTGTTGATTGACCCTGAACCGGTACTTTTCATTGAGAAAGGTATACGAGGTGGAGTGTCTCAGTGTACTAATAGGTATGCGAAGGCCAACAATCGGTACATgggtaataaatttgatgttaacAAACCCGAGTCATACTTGATGTATTTTGACGTCAATAATTTGTATGGCGCGGCAATGAGTATGCCACTACCTAAAGGCTCATTTGAGTGGGTAGATGaacatgatttaaataatgtaaataactttgtAAATGCCAATGACAATGTAGGATATATTTTAGAAGTAGACTTGCACTATCCTCAGGAGCTACATGAGCTACACAAAGATTTACCATTGTGCCCTGAGCACTTTTTACCACCGGGTAGCAAGTCTACTAAATTAT GTTTAGGAatgcaattgaaaaaaattcatcgcgTACTTAAATTTGAACAATCCCCATTGCTAAAGACATACATCGACAAGAATACAGACTGTAGGAAGGCTGCCCAAAATGAGTTTAAGAAGAATTTCTTCAAACTCATGAATAACGCAGTCTTcggtaagactatggaaaatgTTAGGAAACACAAAGATGTTTAA
- the LOC128668065 gene encoding uncharacterized protein LOC128668065, whose protein sequence is MSRYVPLQAGASTIVRLPKDIQIKRAVLNIENHDKYCFLWCVVAATHEAHTGHPERTTSYPHYSSVLQYKETSINNHNDDCFKLNKVCMKFPTNENKILKFKNYRNEDSVPFVVYADLECTLEPQGDDDIQSHVPHSIAFYRHCNDDNNLLKFEINRSSDCVKWFVNKLENFAFEVEQYLKNPIPMKPLDKQQQKSHDRSTVCYICEKTIASDKEKCYDHCHFTATVFEGKVTLLPINKERYISFTKSIDDISVSLRFIDSFRFMASRLEKLASYLDDDNKQITKLHYPDPEKFQLVTRKGVFPYEYITDIDKLNNKQLPDQNSFFSKLSNNGITDDNYAFAQLVWNKFNISTLGEYSDLYLKTDVLLLADVFENFRQNCLNNYNLDPLHYYTAPGLAFDAMLKYTNVELELLIDPEPVLFIEKGIRGGVSQCTNRYAKANNRYMGNKFDVNKPESYLMYFDVNNLYGAAMSMPLPKGSFEWVDEHDLNNVNNFVNANDNVGYILEVDLHYPQELHELHKDLPLCPEHFLPPGSKSTKLCLGMQLKKIHRVLKFEQSPLLKTYIDKNTDCRKAAQNEFKKNFFKLMNNAVFGKTMENVRKHKDV, encoded by the exons ATGTCCAGATATGTTCCTCTACAAGCTGGAGCATCAACTATTGTTAGACTGCCCAAAGATATCCAGATTAAACGTGCAGTCTTAAACATCGAGAACCACGACAAGTACTGCTTCCTCTGGTGTGTTGTGGCAGCAACACACGAAGCTCACACTGGACATCCGGAGAGGACAACATCGTACCCTCATTACAGCAGCGTACTTCAGTATAAAG AAACATCTATTAATAACCACAATGATgactgttttaaattaaataaagtctgTATGAAATTTCCCactaatgaaaacaaaatattaaaatttaaaaactatcgTAATGAAGACTCGGTACCGTTTGTTGTCTACGCAGACTTAGAGTGTACACTAGAGCCTCAGGGGGATGATGATATTCAAAGTCACGTTCCACACAGCATTGCATTTTATCGTCACTGTAATGATgacaataatttgttaaaatttgaaattaatcgtTCATCTGATTGCGTAAAGTGGTTTGTcaataaacttgaaaatttcgCATTTGAAGTTGagcagtatttaaaaaatcctataCCTATGAAACCACTTGACAAACAGCAACAAAAGAGTCATGATCGGTCAACTGTTTgttatatttgtgaaaaaacAATAGCCTCTGATAAAGAGAAGTGCTATGATCATTGCCATTTTACAG cAACTGTTTTTGAAGGTAAAGTCACATTATTGCCAATTAATAAAGAGCGATATATCTCATTTACAAAATCTATTGACGATATATCTGTGTCTTTACGTTTTATAGATTCATTTAGATTCATGGCATCAAGGTTAGAAAAATTAGCATCCTATCTTGATGATGACAATAAACAAATCACAAAACTTCATTACCCAGATCCAGAAAAATTCCAATTAGTAACTCGCAAGGGTGTATTCCCGTATGAATACATTACAGACATTGATAAGCTTAATAACAAACAATTGCCCGatcaaaactcatttttttcaaaattatctaataatgGTATAACTGACGATAATTATGCATTTGCTCAACTTgtctggaataaatttaacatcagtACATTAGGCGAGTACTCTGATCTTTATCTTAAGACTGATGTACTACTCTTGGCCgatgtatttgaaaatttcagacaaaattgcttaaataattataacttagaCCCGCTGCACTATTACACAGCGCCCGGATTAGCTTTTGATGCAATGCTGAAGTACACTAATGTGGAACTGGAACTGTTGATTGACCCTGAACCGGTACTTTTCATTGAGAAAGGTATACGAGGTGGAGTGTCTCAGTGTACTAATAGGTATGCGAAGGCCAACAATCGGTACATgggtaataaatttgatgttaacAAACCCGAGTCATACTTGATGTATTTTGACGTCAATAATTTGTATGGCGCGGCAATGAGTATGCCACTACCTAAAGGCTCATTTGAGTGGGTAGATGaacatgatttaaataatgtaaataactttgtAAATGCCAATGACAATGTAGGATATATTTTAGAAGTAGACTTGCACTATCCTCAGGAGCTACATGAGCTACACAAAGATTTACCATTGTGCCCTGAGCACTTTTTACCACCGGGTAGCAAGTCTACTAAATTAT GTTTAGGAatgcaattgaaaaaaattcatcgcgTACTTAAATTTGAACAATCCCCATTGCTAAAGACATACATCGACAAGAATACAGACTGTAGGAAGGCTGCCCAAAATGAGTTTAAGAAGAATTTCTTCAAACTCATGAATAACGCAGTCTTcggtaagactatggaaaatgTTAGGAAACACAAAGATGTTTAA